A stretch of Pseudomonas sp. LRP2-20 DNA encodes these proteins:
- the cysB gene encoding HTH-type transcriptional regulator CysB, translated as MKLQQLRYIWEVAHHDLNVSATAQSLYTSQPGISKQIRLLEDELGVEVFARSGKHLTRVTPAGERIINTAGEILRKVESIKQIAQEFSNEKKGTLSIATTHTQARYALPPVISNFIKQYPEVALHMHQGSPMQIAEMAADGTVDFAIATEALELFGDLIMMPCYKWNRCVVVPQGHPLTKLPKLTLEAVAEYPIVTYVFGFTGRSKLDEAFNHRGLTPKVVFTAADADVIKTYVRLGLGVGIVAKMAVDTKLDSDLVALDASELFEASITKIGFRRGTFLRGFMCDFIEKFAPHLTREVMAKAIQCHNKQELEELFEGVELPVH; from the coding sequence ATGAAGCTTCAACAACTGCGCTACATCTGGGAAGTGGCGCACCATGACCTCAACGTCTCCGCGACGGCGCAAAGCCTGTACACCTCGCAGCCGGGGATCAGCAAGCAGATCCGCCTGCTCGAGGACGAACTGGGTGTTGAAGTCTTTGCCCGCAGCGGCAAGCACCTGACCCGCGTGACCCCGGCCGGTGAGCGCATCATCAACACCGCTGGCGAGATCCTGCGCAAGGTCGAAAGCATCAAGCAGATCGCCCAGGAATTCTCCAACGAGAAAAAGGGTACGCTGTCCATCGCCACCACCCACACCCAGGCCCGCTATGCGCTGCCACCGGTGATCAGCAACTTCATCAAGCAGTACCCGGAAGTGGCGTTGCACATGCATCAGGGCTCACCCATGCAGATCGCGGAAATGGCCGCCGACGGCACCGTCGATTTCGCCATCGCCACCGAGGCGCTGGAGCTGTTCGGCGACCTGATCATGATGCCGTGCTACAAGTGGAACCGCTGCGTGGTGGTGCCGCAAGGTCACCCGCTGACCAAGCTGCCGAAGCTGACCCTGGAAGCGGTCGCCGAATACCCGATCGTCACTTATGTGTTCGGTTTCACCGGCCGTTCGAAGCTGGATGAAGCCTTCAACCACCGTGGCCTGACACCAAAAGTGGTGTTCACCGCCGCTGACGCCGACGTGATCAAGACTTATGTACGCCTGGGTCTGGGCGTGGGCATCGTGGCCAAGATGGCGGTCGACACCAAGCTCGACAGCGACCTGGTGGCCCTGGATGCCAGCGAGCTGTTCGAAGCCAGCATCACCAAGATCGGCTTCCGCCGTGGCACCTTCCTGCGCGGTTTCATGTGCGACTTCATCGAGAAGTTCGCGCCGCACC
- a CDS encoding universal stress protein has translation MIRSMLYATDLGVYAPFVMQHALTLARAFSAELYVIHAVEPMGQFAESLLQSYLDEQTLDELHSEGVNTVMANIEQRVLENFREELGEDADLALIKAVRVRQGDPAQVILDQAQRLSVDLLIFGSHSAGAGVDVPIGRTAVRLLQLSPVPVYMVPLSQHLGRRKS, from the coding sequence ATGATCCGCTCCATGCTGTACGCCACCGACCTCGGTGTCTACGCCCCTTTTGTCATGCAGCACGCCCTGACCCTGGCTCGCGCCTTCAGCGCAGAGCTCTACGTGATTCACGCGGTGGAGCCCATGGGGCAGTTCGCCGAGTCCCTGCTGCAGAGTTACCTCGATGAGCAGACGCTGGATGAATTGCACAGCGAAGGCGTCAATACGGTGATGGCCAATATCGAGCAGCGGGTGTTGGAAAACTTTCGTGAAGAATTGGGCGAGGACGCTGATCTGGCTCTGATCAAGGCGGTGCGGGTGCGTCAGGGTGATCCGGCGCAGGTCATCCTCGATCAAGCGCAGCGGCTGAGCGTCGACCTGCTCATATTCGGCAGCCACAGTGCGGGTGCCGGAGTGGATGTGCCAATTGGTCGGACGGCGGTGCGCTTGCTGCAACTGTCGCCGGTGCCAGTGTATATGGTGCCGCTCTCGCAGCACCTTGGACGTAGGAAATCGTGA
- a CDS encoding putative 2-dehydropantoate 2-reductase, with protein sequence MASRNLRIGIIGSGAIGGFYGLMLARAGFDVHFLLRSEYDVVREQGLKLDHAVHGALQMPVNAYASAADMPPCDWLLVGAKATSNAELAPLIVQAAAADAKVVLLQNGLGVEEQLRATLPGNLHLLGGLCFICVNRQAPGVIRHQALGAVNLGYHSGPAADGGAAIVEAGAGLFRAAGIDSQAMANLGQARWQKLVWNVPYNGLSVLLGASTTPLMADADSRALIQALMAEVVQGAAACGHELPAGYAEQLFRMTEQMPDYWPSMYHDHAQQRPLELQAIYAEPIARAQAAGCSLPRMHMLYQALAFIDRANRAG encoded by the coding sequence ATGGCTTCTCGCAATCTACGCATTGGCATCATCGGCAGCGGCGCTATCGGCGGCTTCTACGGGCTGATGCTGGCGCGCGCCGGTTTCGATGTGCATTTCCTGCTGCGCAGCGAATACGACGTGGTGCGCGAACAGGGCCTGAAGCTCGACCATGCCGTGCACGGCGCGTTACAGATGCCGGTCAATGCCTACGCCAGCGCTGCCGATATGCCGCCCTGCGACTGGCTGCTGGTGGGGGCCAAGGCGACCAGCAATGCCGAACTCGCACCGCTGATCGTCCAGGCCGCCGCTGCCGATGCCAAGGTGGTGCTGTTGCAGAATGGGCTCGGCGTGGAGGAACAGTTGAGGGCGACCCTGCCGGGCAACCTGCACCTGCTCGGCGGCCTGTGCTTCATCTGCGTCAATCGCCAGGCCCCAGGGGTGATTCGCCACCAGGCGCTGGGTGCGGTCAACCTCGGCTATCACAGCGGGCCGGCCGCAGATGGCGGTGCGGCGATCGTCGAAGCGGGTGCCGGGTTGTTCCGTGCGGCGGGCATCGACTCCCAGGCCATGGCCAACCTTGGTCAGGCGCGCTGGCAGAAACTGGTGTGGAACGTGCCTTACAACGGCCTTTCGGTGTTGCTGGGTGCCAGTACCACGCCGCTGATGGCCGATGCCGACAGTCGCGCGCTGATCCAGGCGCTGATGGCTGAAGTGGTGCAGGGCGCTGCCGCGTGCGGGCATGAGTTGCCCGCGGGTTACGCCGAGCAGCTGTTTCGCATGACCGAACAGATGCCCGATTACTGGCCGAGCATGTACCACGACCATGCCCAGCAACGCCCGCTGGAGCTGCAGGCGATCTATGCCGAACCCATCGCTCGCGCCCAGGCGGCCGGCTGCAGTCTGCCGCGGATGCACATGCTTTATCAGGCCCTGGCCTTCATCGATCGCGCCAACCGGGCTGGCTGA